The Pyrenophora tritici-repentis strain M4 chromosome 10, whole genome shotgun sequence genome contains a region encoding:
- a CDS encoding DUF1421 domain containing protein, translating to MGPARNSVLVLLGLAISIRAAPAGLKNRQIELLPPKQSVSWDTGNPEPTTESQDPVTPSKPTDAFSLGTPSGWLSWETSGPTATPEPEPVYPAPSKPTDQFSIGKPSYWISWATGGPEPTSVPDEPDYPAPKPSDQISFSVSWGLDAPAETPTPDPEADPEYPSDPDDDEDPVPTPTQPNDIGIGKPSATIIWGR from the exons ATGGGCCCCGCACGTAACAGTGTGCTGGTGCTGCTTGGCCTAGCCATCAG CATTCGAGCAGCGCCTGCAGGCTTAAAGAACCGCCAAATTGAGCTTCTTCCACCGAAGCAAAGCGTGTCTTGGGACACGGGCAATCCTGAACCTACAACAGAATCACAGGATCCTGTCACGCCCAGCAAGCCGACTGATGCTTTCAGCCTCGGTACTCCTTCAGGATGGTTGTCTTGGGAGACCAGTGGTCCCACCGCCACACCTGAACCTGAGCCTGTTTATCCTGCTCCATCGAAGCCAACAGACCAGTTCAGCATCGGAAAACCTTCTTACTGGATCTCATGGGCTACCGGTGGACCTGAACCAACATCAGTACCCGATGAACCAGACTATCCTGCGCCTAAGCCCAGTGACCAGATCA GTTTCAGTGTATCATGGGGCCTCGATGCACCCGCGGAGACGCCAACACCCGATCCAGAAGCCGACCCGGAATATCCCAGTGACCctgatgatgatgaagaccCCGTGCCCACCCCCACACAACCCAATGATATCGGTATTGGGAAGCCTTCTGCAACTATCATTTGGGGGAGATGA